One Canis aureus isolate CA01 chromosome 38, VMU_Caureus_v.1.0, whole genome shotgun sequence DNA segment encodes these proteins:
- the GOLT1A gene encoding vesicle transport protein GOT1A isoform X1, translated as MISISEWQKIGVGTTGFGIFFILFGILLYFDSVLLAFGNLLFLTGLLLIIGLRKTFSFFFQRHKLKGTSFFLGGVVIVLLRWPLLGMLLETYGFLSLFKGFFPVVFGFLGNASDIPFLSVLFRRLQGTSSMV; from the exons ATGATCTCCATCAGCGAGTGGCAGA AGATTGGTGTGGGTACCACTGGCTTCGGCATCTTCTTCATCCTCTTTGGAATACTCCTGTACTTTGATTCGGTGCTCCTGGCCTTCGGAAAC cTACTGTTCCTGACCGGCCTCTTGCTCATCATCGGCCTGAGGAAgaccttttccttcttcttccagaGGCACAAGCTCAAAGGGACCAGTTTCTTCTTGGGGGGTGTGGTCATCGTGCTTCTCCGCTGGCCCCTCCTGGGCATGTTACTGGAAACCTATGGATTTCTAAGCCTCTTCAA GGGCTTTTTCCCTGTCGTCTTTGGCTTCCTGGGCAATGCCTCTGACATCCCCTTCCTGAGTGTG CTGTTCCGGAGGCTTCAGGGCACCAGCTCAATGGTCTGA
- the GOLT1A gene encoding vesicle transport protein GOT1A isoform X2 — MISISEWQKIGVGTTGFGIFFILFGILLYFDSVLLAFGNRHKLKGTSFFLGGVVIVLLRWPLLGMLLETYGFLSLFKGFFPVVFGFLGNASDIPFLSVLFRRLQGTSSMV, encoded by the exons ATGATCTCCATCAGCGAGTGGCAGA AGATTGGTGTGGGTACCACTGGCTTCGGCATCTTCTTCATCCTCTTTGGAATACTCCTGTACTTTGATTCGGTGCTCCTGGCCTTCGGAAAC aGGCACAAGCTCAAAGGGACCAGTTTCTTCTTGGGGGGTGTGGTCATCGTGCTTCTCCGCTGGCCCCTCCTGGGCATGTTACTGGAAACCTATGGATTTCTAAGCCTCTTCAA GGGCTTTTTCCCTGTCGTCTTTGGCTTCCTGGGCAATGCCTCTGACATCCCCTTCCTGAGTGTG CTGTTCCGGAGGCTTCAGGGCACCAGCTCAATGGTCTGA